The genomic DNA TGCCCGACAGTTTTTATTAAGTGCCAagagaaattatttttttaggtGGTATATTCCAGTTCAACCAAGCAAAAGTCTCGTTAAGCGAGGCTGTGGGTAGTCGTGACATCTCAGTTGTGATCGAAAATATTGGAAATATCCAGTTTGGTGCTAATTTGAGGTGAGAAAACCGTTATTGAACTGCTAACCTTATGTAAGATTCTCATATATTATCTCGCAGCCACAATTTTATAAATCACCACAAACCGCAACTGACGGCAAACTTAATAAGCCGCTTTTTTGCAAACTGACTGAAATCACCATAGAGTTCAGCACTATCTCTAGACAGACCACAGGGATCCCACACAAACTGTGTGTCTGTTGAAATCTTTGAATTTAGAGGAAATTATAATCATATTATCGTAATATAATGCGATGAATTCTCATATATAACATCAAAATAAACTTCTTTTTACCTGAAATGTTGTATATTATCTTTCTTGCAGCTGAAAACGACGAATGATAGCGATTTGAAGGGCATTCAACGTTTACCTGAGCGTATGATAAAACCCTTCAAATCGCTATAATTCTTCATCTTCAGCTGCAAGAACTTTTcgtgagccgaacctaattcgaatgaACGCCGACCCAAATCATTTAGATCGACTGAATTGAGTCAGACACCGATCTTAATCCCAGCCCGACAAAATTCTAGATTAAATAAGGCGAtcctaataggccattttcgagttccaaaaaatctcactttcaaaacgaggctcagtgcgaaacctttgttgtgaaaatgagttttatttgcatcataattaaaaatcattttcatatcaatggcttcgcacttagcctcgctttgaaaatgagattttttggaactcggaaatggcctattagaagtagtaggttcggctcatgaaatgTTCGGCGTTTGAACCGGGTCTAAGAATTCTATTATCGTTTGCTTCACCAGGAATTGAGTTGAGTTCtctttttaaagacatttttcttaaatatgGCTTCTTTTTTGGTTTTAGTCTAAGCTTGGAGGACGTAAACGCCACTGTTTTTCTGGACTACCTACCAATTTCGCCATCGCAGTTTCCAAAGAGCTTGGTTTTCCCAGCCGGTGTTACGTCTATAGAGGAAATTCTTACATTTGAAATTATCAACGACGCGGCCCCCGAAGAGGATGAGGTATTTAAACTGGAGTTATCACTTGACGGCACATCTCAATCCACTGCTACCATAGGAAACCAGGACACTTTAATTGTCGTTATCAAAGATGACGATCCAATAGAAAGTGCCGTAAGTGATGAGTATAAGTGGTTTTCAAGGTGATTTAGAAGCAAACACCTATTGTTCTAAAATCCACATTGAATTGCTTTCTGAGTTTTTCGAAAACAAGCCAGGATTTTCCAAATGTAATTTTGGTACTATTGCTGTTATTATGAAAAGTATGTATGCGAGTAGATACCGTGCAGTGCAGGTCGGCAAGGCAAAGTACTGTACCTCATAAATCAGTAGTAAAGCTGtttattaaaagttattaaaagaGAATAAATGAGCATCCAAATGATACGTGCGATATCCTGACAGATTGATAGTAAAAAAATAATCTATTATACTTGATGTGAGACCGTTAAAAGGGCTTAGGATGTTACCTCAGTAATATAGGCGGGCGGTCAGGCGGGCGAGGGCCGAGAAatcgcgaggagattggggcagGAACAACGCTCGTTCGCGCGCGTTTTTGCGTAGTGCtcccgacaaaaccgccatgttACTACGTTAAATATGGCCACCCCACACGAACGACTAGGTCTGCATGATATGGCCTAACAGTGATCATATTACAGGGCCCGAGCAGGAGGCAGGGCAAGGGGCCTTTTCCCACTCTTTACACTGTTTGAGCCAAATGCACAATTATTCGCCAAAAATTAAGATTTCGATTTGATGCTATACTAAGGATCTGGTAGATAAGTGATAAGTGATTTTGTAGATGAAAAGATGCATCATTATAATTAATTTGTAAACGAAACGGCAGAAGTGTGTTTCCATGTACCAAGCATATTTGTTCGGTGATTTTTTTTGCGCCAGGAATTTCATCAGCTGTTTCATGAGTAGTTTTTGCGTGAGAGTGAATTACCAACAACATAGAGCTGAGGCGATTAAAGTTTTCATTACATATACCCTACGGAACTGCTACATAACGACTGAAAAATGTCATAAAATTGCAGCTTAAATCGCCGCTTAAATTAATTTCAGCAAAAATCGCTTAAAGGTGCACGAAGCCTGTGAAACGGGCGTTAACGAAGCCATGTTCCTTGTGCCTGTAAACAGAGGATACTCTTTCTCAAAATCAACTGTCCTACAAAATCATCAGTAAGtagcctctgcttgcagggtcaGTGTTTGGTAAACACACCTCACGGGAAATCATGAAATTTAATTGGTCTGTTCTTATTCCAAGACTGATGGAACTTACCGACCTTTGAAGACATTACAATTTTTATAGTTACTAATAAATACGCTGTGGAAAGTAAGAGCCGAACAAAATGAAGTAttctttctttggtttttctttttgtgtcaGTTTTGGTTGAATGGGGATGTACATAATAATCACATTATCTGAATCATGCAACCAATGTTTCGCAGGGTTTTGTTAATGGAAGGCTTTTTTTAAGATGAGGTAGATTTTCTGAGAGGAAGATAAGGTTTACCACCACACATCCTAGCTAACATCCTACATAATCCCATCCGCAATCCAGTAACACCTAGAGGCAcattgcaggggcggatccaggcttttttttttcaagggggTACACCACTAAGGAATGTCGTAGCTGACTGGTgatgtaaacaaattttaatagcGAACACAaagaagaaggcttttgacTAGGTAATAGCGTAATGTGAACTGTTGAGAATACACACTTATCTCCATATTTTGCAGAACACCAGTTGTACTAGAaagtcatctcggggggggggggggggggaatgcaCCGCCTGCACCCTCCCactagatccgccactgcattGATGTAAACTGATAAACAAGGAATCAGCATACTGGGATtggaaagcagaaaaaagagcaACAGGAATTTCAGGCTGTTTCTCAAAAAGAGGAAAACTCACTGCATTCATCTTTTTGGTGATAATATGAATTCGTTCTTTGTTAGAGGACATATTTTGATCATAGCATTCTTATAAAAGCTACAACAGATCAATCTGAACAAGCACTGATATGACCTTGGATCACCCATACCCTGCCTTTGTACGCTCTCAAGTTTAGCGACCCCGCACTTGAAAAACTGTTGCGTGGGGCCTGTATTAATAATTTCACTGTCTCAGTAGCTATGTCACAGGCAATTCAGTGGCATACGGtatgagaaccaggctttaTCCCACACACTTGAAAAAATCTTTAGAGGAGAAGCCAAGCAGCTTCTGAGAAGTCATCGTGGTGTAGAGTTTAGATTGAAAATAACACTGATATTTGCAAGCTCAGGGTTTTCACTCTGCAGATGGCTGATCCAGGACCTGAGAACATCTTCACTGGCATCAGGTTGGCTCATACAAATAGCAACAATATTTCctgaagaaagagaaaacagtTTAAAGATGGCTATCATACATTTCAATATTCAAAACAGCTCCCTCAGAAAAAGGGAGAAGTAGAATGCCCAAGCAAATGCACTGCATTTGCTTGGGCAAATCAAGTCTGAGCTACTTTTTAAAATTGAGGAGAAAACGTTTTGGTAAAGACCCTCTACAATAgtattcattattattcattcaaattattTTGCCATTTCTGATTGGATCAAAGCCCCtgcctaattcttcataaccaaccagtgttgaccaaatttgtaAGATGTGAGCACTATAGCATTGATTTGATATTACATTGGCTTGGAAACGAGGTTAATTGATGGTATATTTGCCTGGAAATGAGGCTGCATAGGCAAAAGACCATCAATCAGCCTCACTTCCAGGCCTTCCCCTTGTGAGGTAACGGTCTCCTTGATCTGCATAATAtgattcttcacatcatactcagcctccTTCAATAATAATGGCTAAATATACCTTTTTCAATGATTTACAAATGAAGCAACCATGTAATTTTGGCTGTGCTATAGggcaaataaaaatgaacagaaaaatgatATGGACAATTACTTTTATGGTCAAATAAACTGGCCACAACTTtaagccaaagaaaaaagttgcCTGAAATACAACATCATTGGGCCAATTTTACTTCCAAGGGTGCCTATCTCACCTTCTCCACTTTCATTATCAAGTTCTGCATCAGCTCTCAGGGTAAAGAAATGTCTTTGAAGTCTTCGTACCCAAATAAAGAAGGGTCCTTCAACGTATAAAGCTTTGTCTGACTTGTAGTTTCTCAAAAATTTCTTCTGGTCTGCTGTCTGAGCACTAACCAAAAACTCTTTTTCCTTGTTATCAGTATTGTCCTGGAACCCAAAATTAAATAGTTCATTGACTTGGTTCTTTTACTAGAACACACAAATTATTATGGAGTCATGCAATGTGTAACTTGGTCTGTCAGCAATACTCTCATTTGCTATTTTTGTTAGGGGTTACTTCAATAAAACGTTTACAAGTGTAGTTTACAAGGGTAGCCATTGTTTTCAAGTGTAAAAACAATAGCtaaacttgtaaattacactca from Porites lutea chromosome 6, jaPorLute2.1, whole genome shotgun sequence includes the following:
- the LOC140941236 gene encoding uncharacterized protein — translated: MNLLFIVVPNILAVGYATPDHEEGLEVEDPAIRGWRKGMRNTCVRLNQGAKCIKRGSPCPSGTEACGDKFSCWRRNRRCCCPKPETTTEPTIMPTTAPKGGIFQFNQAKVSLSEAVGSRDISVVIENIGNIQFGANLSLSLEDVNATVFLDYLPISPSQFPKSLVFPAGVTSIEEILTFEIINDAAPEEDEVFKLELSLDGTSQSTATIGNQDTLIVVIKDDDPIESAVSDEYKWFSR